The Streptomyces sp. NL15-2K genome contains a region encoding:
- a CDS encoding YdbC family protein, giving the protein MLVKWIRCTVVDRRGFERGQRKWAGLLGEPGFRGQGGGWSRGRQGVAHIFAFWESRAFYDSFMARSHDRLAAAQSGTFKDIQVKLFDYRFDVKTGFEPRFTDADLVRVAHCRVHEERAEHYMLMQEKVWNPAMAGSPGMIRGLFGEAPGNEFLVLSMWRSAAEHGKYRAERVERLALRAQTEADVASLTGDIVELEPSWTV; this is encoded by the coding sequence GTGCTGGTCAAGTGGATTCGCTGCACCGTGGTGGACCGCCGCGGGTTCGAGCGGGGGCAGCGAAAGTGGGCGGGGCTTCTGGGGGAGCCGGGGTTTCGGGGACAGGGCGGGGGCTGGAGCCGGGGGCGGCAAGGTGTGGCGCACATCTTCGCCTTCTGGGAGAGCCGTGCCTTCTACGACTCCTTCATGGCCCGCTCCCACGACCGGCTGGCGGCGGCCCAGTCCGGCACCTTCAAGGACATCCAGGTCAAGCTGTTCGACTACCGCTTCGATGTGAAGACCGGCTTCGAACCGCGGTTCACGGACGCCGACCTGGTGCGGGTCGCTCACTGCCGTGTCCATGAGGAGCGGGCCGAGCATTACATGCTGATGCAGGAGAAGGTCTGGAATCCCGCGATGGCCGGCTCACCCGGCATGATCCGCGGGCTGTTCGGCGAGGCGCCGGGAAACGAGTTCCTCGTGCTTTCCATGTGGCGGTCGGCCGCCGAACACGGCAAGTACCGCGCCGAACGCGTGGAGCGGCTCGCCCTGCGAGCCCAGACGGAAGCGGACGTCGCGTCCCTCACCGGCGACATCGTGGAGCTGGAACCGTCCTGGACGGTTTGA